Genomic segment of Panicum virgatum strain AP13 chromosome 2K, P.virgatum_v5, whole genome shotgun sequence:
TCAGGAAAGGCCCAAAATGCACCTATTGCAACACTCAACCAATGAACCAATTCACATCTGCCCAACCAGTTCCGTACATCTCGTTATTCATAAGAAACAAACCTTGAGAGAGTTCTGAATCTTATCAGGAATCTGCCAGAAGCTGTTGAATCCCAGCGCAGGCTTATGCGGCAAGCCATCCGCTGGGCGGCTGACGGCCGGTTCTTGCCTGCCACCTTCTCCCATCAAGAAACCCGATGCCCTGGAGCAAGTCACCGGAACATGAatgaattgaaaaaaaaaactgaggcGTCGCAAGCAAACGGACGCAGCGGCTCGAGTCGCAAGCAGTAAAGAAAAGGAGAGCGAGAAGTTTTATAAAATTGATGGCGGGGTAAAAGGGGGGGAAGATCTAACCTCGGGGAGATGGAAGAACCGGAGCTCGTGTCTCAGGTGGCGATTGACTCGGGGGCCTTGAGGCGATGACAGAAGGGAGCAGCAGGGAGTGACCAAGCGGAGATGGAGGCCGCGAGAAGCGACGGGGAAGGTTCCGTCGCCGTCTCGGCGAAGCTCGGCCAGTTTTCCACTGATGATGATGAAGCTGgtaccgtgtgtttggttgtggGACCAATGAATTGGTTTGGATCCAATCCGGATTTTGGGGACGGAGCCGATCCATTCATTGTTTGGTTGTACTTTTAATTTTGGGGACGAAGTGAACCCATTTTATGTTTGGTTGAAGGAATTGGGAATACGAGGGTCCCACTTGCTACTAATGGACTCCACCTGTCAACCTctcacttttttctttttatttttatttttttctctcccttatcttcttcctcagccCGTGCGCCCGGCCCCCTCCGCCTTGCCCCGGCCTCCTCTGCCCGCCATGGAGTccgcccgcctcggcctcctccgtccgccgtcgccgaggcctgccccacctcctcctcctcccgccgccgtggccccgtGAGCTGCCCTGCTCGGGCCaccgtgggccgccgccgccgctcccatcTCGCGGACCCCGCCGAGATCGGCCGCCATCCCGCAGGAGCCCCCGGCTGGATCTCTGCCTCTCGCAGCCGCCTTGATGGTCGGGGAgccgacggggcggcggcggaggaggacggctcggagcggcggcgcggcgctgggcACAGCAGGGTCATGGAGATGGGGGGCGCCCGGGACGGCGTGGAGCAGCGCTCCGGCCGGGGACGACGcggagcggtggtggcggcgccgggcggcgtcGGCCCTCGcgacggggaggcggcggcggcgggggtcgcGTGGAGGCGCCGGTTGGGGGGAGGCGAGCCGAGAATGGCGGGAGGgccggggcgggcgggcggacggAGACTTCATGGGAAGAGCGCTCAGCGACGGGGTTGGCTCTGTCCGCCGGATTTCAACAGACGGAGGCGACCCGCATATAGACCGAATATTCCCATCTGGGTCCGCTCCAACCCGTGCTCCTCCCCATCCAAACATCCTAAAAATGGGTTCGACCCGTCCAGGTTGGATTTCTTccaccaaccaaacacacgggtAGAGTCTGATGGGCTTCGCTGATTCGTGTTGGGCCCCCACATAGAAGGCCGAGATTGGCTGCGGTATGTGACACAGCATTCAGAAAAGAGAAAattttccctcaaaaaaaaaagaaaagagaatttttttataatgatggGAAAAAAAGTACAATTCATCTAACAAAATCGTACGATGGTCAAAGTAGTATTTGGAAATACCTAGACTAAAATATCTGGTAGTATAAAAATATGGAACTGAATATTAAAAAGTGGGATCGAACACtaatttaatctaatttttgtaaATACCTACCATTGATGAACGACCCGAAAAAATTCAAGACAAAAAGTACCTATAAGTATCCAATtagtactttacaatcattgtaatAAAGCTCGAAAAGAAAATTACAACTACATAAGTACATATGAATGCTGATAGTACGTATATCAGTATATGTACTTTTGATGTACAAGTAGGAATCAAAGTTTATAAATtacaacaaagaaaagaaatcacTAGAATACATATAATTCTCTCCTGCTCAAAGGGCGcaattctttctttttcttttaattgTTACTTTTGGTCACGGAGTCCGTCGAGGTACTCCGATTCCGATACCGAGAACAGCAGCGAGAGCCGAGAGCAGAGGCTCTCCGATGCCGGCGGGCAGGGTGGCAACTGGCAAGGCGCCCTCTCGGCAGGACCCATGCTTTTCCAGGCTACGCTGCTCCTCCACCGCAGGCAACTTAACTCTGTCAAAATCAACGGCTCTTTTCTCCCATCATGCGAGTACTGCATGAACTTCCATCCATGGCAAATATCTTCCAGTTGGTTTGCTACTTTGCTGTCTCACACAACCCCTGGGTTCGGCCCACTGCACTGCACGCTGAAGTGATATTCTCCACTGTGGTCGGTAATATGGTTGCCAATGCTTCGTTTGGCAGCGGCGGCTTCATGCGGACGTGACGGTATGTGTGATGACGATGCTTCATCATGTTCCGAAATCCGGCCATCTTCTGCCGGCACTTGAGGTTCCTTGCATTTCTTTTCAGGATGTAAACCTACTGAAAGTCCAAAGCTAACATGAGAAGCTAAAATTTAAAGGAGGGCCCAGTTTACTTTTAGTTTAATCATAACATCAGGGTTTCTATTAAAGTAAAACTCTGAAGCATACAATTATAAGTACTTCTGATGAAAAATTATCATTTTCATGTGACAAAACTTAGTTTCTTATGTTAGCTTAACAGCTTGACTACATGCATTATGGGACAacatcagtttttttttaaataagggGACAGCATCAATTTTGGACCATAGTAGTATAGTATAGGTTCTGCTATGCACAAACCTTAAACTTGATTCGTGCCCTATTCATGCCTATCTTCACGCGGTTGAATCTTCCTCTCTTTCATATGTGCCCATGGAACTTGTATAACTTTGACCAGTTACCATTCACAAATATCTATTTTCCCCCTAAttgtaaatatttatatttgtGGGAAAAGTAAATATATCTGCACACTTGTGATGCTATTATTTTCATAGCAGAGAAAACTGCTCTAAATCTTCTAAACCTTGAAACACGTCATATTCTTGGAAACTTCAAAACCACTTAAGTTGAGCACTAAATCAACATGCGAAGTTTCGAAAATTTTGAAGATAGTTATTAATTTGTCAGACTACACATGTAAGTTTGAAACTGCAAATtacatatttcaaaaatatatttagaaAAACTTGCATTTCTAAGATAGTGAAGAGTATTTTGAACTGAAGGTGATCCCAATTTGCACATTAAGAtgatttcaaaataaaaatctaATCTTTCATTCAAATTTCAGATGATTAGATTTTCTGCACACCAAACCTGCTGTTTCATCATTGGACAATGGATGGTCGGCTATTGAGACATCTGATGAGGAGCCAGATACAAACACTGCACTTGAACTTGATGCAATGGAAGAAAAACGAGATGGAGAGGATGTGAATTGTTGTCCAGGGATTACTTGTACTATCTCTCCATTTGAGTTTGGCTACAAAAAGAATAAGAACATTGTAAACTCGTCTGCTATGATAATTTCAAGGAAATAAACTAAGGTGATACATTGAATTTACCTTGTTAATAAATTCAGGTTCTTCACTTTTCTGTTCATCCATATGATAAGCAAATGTCAATTTTTGCTTCATATTGTTTCGTGGATAATCAACTTCATCAACGTCTGATGCGCTTATTCCTTCTTTCTTGTCTCTGTTTGCAGGCTCCTCAGGAGTGATATCTGAAATAGCACTACTTGTTCCAACTTCCTCAACTTGCTGTGACCATTGATGGGATTGCCAACTTCCAATGCTTAGAGAACAGGACTGCACTACACAATTCTGGCACCCCAAAACCTCAATTTGGAGTTTTTTGTGGTTTGAAAGTGACTTGGGTAATGCTTTGAGTCCAACACATTGTGATAAATAAAGGTACTCCAGATTACTAAGTCTGTGAAAAGAACATGGCAAATATTCTACACTAGGACAGTGTGAGAGATTCAGAAACTGAAGAGAAGTAAGGTATTCAAAAGATTTTGGGAGTTTAAGATCAGAGCAGAATGAAAGGTTCAAGCCTTTCAAATATGCAAGCTGACCAAATGATTGGGGTAGTAGCTCAAGTTTAGAGCATTTTGACAGATTCAAGAACTGAAGTGAACAAATGTTGCCAAAAAAGTCAGGGAGCATTCGGAACTCAAAACCACTTAAGTTCAAATCCACAATGGAAGAAAAGCTAGAGAATGACTGCAATAGTTCTTCAGGCAATGTTGGAAGCTTAGAACACTCCGAAAGGTTCAAGAAACGAAGTTTCCTGAGATTTTCCAGAGATGCAGGAAACCTTCTAACTTCAGGGCAGCATGATAAATTTAAATATTGTAACTCATGCAGCAAATCTAGGTTATTCAATTGCTGAAGTTTCTGGCAACCTTGGAGATTCAAATACTTCAGCGTCTTTAAGTTACTAATGAAGGCTGGTAGCTCTGTTACTTCAGTTCCTGACAGATCCAATGTCTGCAGCTTATGAAAGCCACTAATTTGGGGAGGCAGATCTGTAATGGACAAAGTTGAAGCGTCGAGGTATCTCAGCTGTTTCAGCTGAAAAACGGGAGCAGGTAACTCCTTAACAGAACATCCACTGAGATCCAAAACACGCAAATATTTGTTCACTGAAAGAACTTCACTGACATGCTGCAATTCTGCACCACTTGTCTTGAAAATTAGAGACCTTGCCTTGGAAGGCCAAGCTTTGCTACCTATTGATTGCAAGCTAGAAGTGCACACTTGTGCATAACGGTAATCATAATTTCTATTGCAGCGTTCATTCTCAGCATCTAAGATCACAAGGATATCTTCACCAGCAACTGACCTAGCAAGATCGTGTGCCAAACTATCCATGCAGAGCATTTCATCAGAATTATTGGAAATTCCTGCATTAATCTGTAAATGAAAAGGAGGTTAATTAGCTAGCTTACTCAACCAAAACGCTAAATTGTCATGGTGCAATAACATTATGGTTGATGTTAGGGGAGAATAAAGAATTGGAGAATGAACTAACTCAAAAAGACAAAAATGCACAGTTTCTAATAATAGTTTATTTCAAATGTATTAATATCATGATAGTTTATTCAAATTATCAAAGTCAATGTTATAATGCGCAtttaataaatttgagaaatgttATTAAACAAAATCTTAAAACTAAATCAGATGGACATGATTTGGTCATCAACATAAGTCCTGAACGCAAATATTTTTTAGGTATTAGTTTGAAGCAAAGGAAAATGATACCTGGGTAAAGAACTTTATATATGTGATGTTGTTTGTCTATCTTATCTGTAAAAATATGAATGCTCATAGATATTTAGTGTATGTCCATCCCAACAGTGTTGGGTGAGGTCGGGTCGGCACAagatttgttttttattttggcaaTTAGGCCCCTTCTCTGTTTGTGGGGTTTGAGTGTGTCGGGGAGTGTTTTTTAGTCTGTATGACTCCTCCTATCAATacaatgatacgcagctctcctgcgtgttcgagaaaaataaACTTACTGTTTCCATATCCATTATCATTCATAACAAGACGTTAATATGTTAACCTTCTTCATGGAAATGTTTTACTAAAGCTTATTAAGATGGATGTTACCGTGTTTCTTGTAAATTATACAAGAGAAAACAAGAAATATAAGTATTAACCAAAGAACTTACCTGAGGCCTCTCTAGAACTTGAAGGAAATAAATATCTTTAAGTTCATCAATGTATTTCTCAGCAGTAACATCAAGCGGCAAGGTTCCATGTTTGGATTCAATCATGTCAAGTGCAATCCATTGCTGAATAAGTTTTTTCTTATCAATGACATATCCTTTAGGGAAGATTGAACAATATACAAAGCATAACCTTAGCTCATGGGGCATATTGTAGTATATTATCTTGAACGATGGAAATACTGGCAAAATTTTGTTTTCGGGGTAGTCTTCCTCTATCTTCCACATGTCGTCATCCTTTGCAGCTTTCCATATCTCACGCCTCTGTCTTTGAGCATTCACCACAGATCCAAGAAAGTTGGCTACCAATGGTATGCCTTTACATCTCCTCACAATTTCTTCTCCATATTCCCTGAAAAGTGGGTCACTATAACCTGTCATTGCCCTTTGACAGAATATACTTGAACAATCATCTTCTGACAAAACAGACAATTTGTGTGGTGGCACAGTGGACACCAGCTCAGCTACTTTACTGCTGTGAGTGGTCACTATGATCTTGCTTTCTGTCTTCCCTGTAAGCAACATCTGCTTCAGCTCATTCACTTCTTCATCTTTGCCCCACAAGCTATCCAACACTATTAAGCATCTATACCTATTAAGTATGTCTTGAACAGCATTCTTGATTGACTGCATCTGCATGCTTCCCTCAATCCTTTCTGTAGTTTGCAAAACTATATCTCTCCCAATTCTTTCAAGGTTGATATTGCCCATGGAAACATGAACCCATATCTTGAATCTGAATGTCTCTGTTCTTTTATCATTGAAAATATGTTGGGCAAGGTTTGTCTTCCCAAGACCCACTGGCCCAACTATGGAAATAATGGTAAGCTCTTTCACATTGATCTGCTTTAACATGCCCATAATACATTCCAATTCTTGATCCCTCCCAACAATTTTGATATCATTATTTCTGTATGATGTTGTCTGTCTCTCATCAAAATTTACCACTGAGTTAATATGTGAGATGAAATGATATTGGGTAGGTAAATGTTGTCTTGTTTGTAATAACTCCCTCTTGGATTTCATCTTATAAACCATGCTGACTTTTGAAAGCATCGGATTGGATAAAGAGCAGAGCAACGATCCCTGAAAACTCACCATCACATTACTCTGTAAGTTTGCAATCACTGTGCGGGAAGCaaaagacaatgaagaagtatTGGTGCATTATTTAGAAACAGAGGCCCAAGGCCCAGGTGTATTAGAATTTAAAAAGGTAGGtccttttattatttttagatttagattgGTGATAAATGGATATTTAATACTACTATATTGCTGTAGTCCGCAGGTTATGAGTCAAATTCCCAGTTAGTCACATTGGAAATTCAACACAAACAAGCTACGCAAACATTGTTAGGCTATGCAATTGTTGCTATTCTGAAGCCAGGTCATAAACTTAGCAGTGATAGCTTGCCAAGGTTTAAACTACTACAGCAGGTCGATAAGTGAGGAGAAAAACAAAACAACCAACAAAATTCCTGTAGCCAAATGAGCATCAAACTGCTGTGATTGTAGTCCTTGACTAATGAAAATCTACAAAAGTGGGCTAAGAATTTGAGTTGTATGATTATAAATTGGTTTTTACCTAATACGAAAGGCCGGTTTTATAAATGCAGATTAACTGGAGCTATTATGAATCTACAACAAATATAACTGAGTTTCAGTCGGTATAATGTGAGGCATGCGTAGTTACTGGAGTAGCGTTTCTTAAATAGAAAGGACCAAATACAACTATATTCCAATCGCAATGTTGGAGCAGTATAACAAATAATACCGTATGTTGAAATCTAACTGCAGGACATTCTAAATAATAAGTCAAACTACAAAACTGCAGGAATGTTATTGCAACCTAAAGTGTCCCTATCGATGGTTAGGTGGCAAGTATCAATCGATtgtttaatctaaaaaaaaagtatCAATCGATTGTGCTGGTGCATGCATTTGGATCCCAAAATCAAATGCAAATAATAAAAGGCTACTTCTGAAAAGGATAACTTTGTCTTCTTTACCCATAGAACTAGTTCATTGCATTTAGTTACAGCAGCAATTGCCTAATTAGTTAGGAAGGAAATGAAAATGGAAAATCGTTTCACCTTCTGAGCGCAGCTGCTTCCCTCATATTGCTCCTTGGACGAGTAGTACCCATCAACGATGTCCTCGATGTCGTAAGCCAGGCACTTGATCTGGCCGAGCCAGTGCCGCAGGTTCGCCCTCTCGCTCCCAAAGGAGTTGTTCTCCGCGTTCTTCAGCAGGCCCTCCAGGTACACCAGGGTGTCCTTGATGCTCTCGAGGTCGTCGTCGAAGCTGCAGCACAGCTTCACCTCGCCCTGCGCCACGCCGATGACCTCGTTGATCTTCCGGGCGACCTGGTTCACCGCCGCGGCCACGAGCATCTCGGGGCCAACCATGGCTGCACGTGGCCCCGTGGGCCGTGGGTGGAGGGAACGGGACGAGAATTGATGAGAGCAAGAGAAATTGATGAGTGAGGTGAGGAGCGGGAGCGCAGTACCGGAAGACAAATGACAGGTAGGAATTAGGATTGAGCTAAGCGATTGGCTTCTTGACTTTGACTTGTCCAAGTCTTCGGTGGGTAGGTCTCTTTtgtttagcaaaaaaaaaaaaattgtaatggcGTACGAAAGTGTACTTCCTTCGTCCtatgaaaaaaaatgcaattctaatgtttgaaaaaaaaatctcataaaAGAGTGCATTAGTAGAAGTTGGACCTGACGAATTAAATGGCCAGATTTAATTTGCATATGAAAACTAACTTCTAGCCATCTTTTAGAAGGTCTGGTTAGTTGCATGAAGCCAACAAACTGGGGGTATGTGCGTCTTTTTCGTACCACCACTAATCTATTTGAAACAACTAGAATTACAATATTTATTTGATGGAGAAATAAGCTCATAAGTTACTTAAAACTATGAATGAAGGTCCCAATTCATACTTTCTTCGTCTTTCAATTTGAACGCATAGTATTTAGGGGGAAAAATTCAAATTATATATATGTTTAACGTATGGAGGAATTAATTCATAAGTTACTTAAAAACTCTAAATGATGATCCTAATTCTTACTTTCTTCATCTATCTATTTGAGCATATTTTATTTGGAAAAATTCAAATTATATACATGCATGTTTAATTACAAAAAAGTTCCATCAATAGATTTATATGAAAAAGAATTTTGGCATAGCAATTGATGTTATGTTGTGGGTGAAGTTTAAAGTAGAATTTTGATTTGAAGATTTTTTTCCCCTATAATTTTAGGCATGTGTTGACACGCTGTTGACGGCTGCTAAGTACTAAATTtaagccgtcaactcctgcataaatatataaaatatgAACATCAATCTAGTGGTAGGAGTTTATTACTAACCATTTTTACATATTGGTAAATaattgtatgcaggtgaaataagaGAAAACACACCTCAAGAGCATGGAAACACACTCCACAGTTCATGGCAAAAGGCGCAACAAATCAAAGCACGAGAATCGGGCTCAAATGGATCAAAAGAGACCCAACTACCAAAGCAAACCAGTTTAGAACAAAGTCTTACACATgtgtgtcgtggtgtgcaaacccacagctgggtggcgtagtgcacccgcctaatcccagagggtgattactcgggggttagctaggactagttcgatctcgctggaagaacacgatgaacacaacaggtttagagtggttcgggccgccggagcgtaataccctacgtccactgtgtgttgtattgcttgtgtttCCTTAGTCTCGAGAGAGTCTAAGAGAGTGCGAGAGGGCCTGTGAGAGCTTGCccgtgtgcagcgagcgcctcccttttatatctcaagggaggcgcatacatggccgttgggtccccgacaggtgggcccaatcgatgtggtataaaataacatactgttcatacattatggcgttgcaggcgaaggagatctcattcctagatttccttgctctgcccgcgggaatcctccgtccagcatatccactccctgtcttgtcgaaacggcgccagggtgtagcttgcggcgatGCCTACAGCGTAGctaaacgggccgtgtagcttgcggcgtaggcggtatgatggaaaagtgacgtgccgtcgtatccatttaatgcggcagacgggctctgcgcggaagcggcgcatgcggctgcactgtgtacctcggtaatatgcggtctacagtgagacctgacaaaggctgccccgcgtgccgcggcggcagagcacgcctcaaccacccgcattgaatgcggtaggtgggcgagtcttccagcggaagactcgtgcccgcgcccgcgcctgcgggacatgtggcgactccggaccccccccggcggtatgttggttctacgcgcatgggaggtccggacggacgcgggaggtcctggacccctatggggggcccgagccctcggctgttggctcggagcttcccctcatcaaggacacgtggcgtctccggacccgtcccagagcggggagcgggtccgggaccgttggcctggtgaggtaagagcctgacccgtggggcccggctgctccgccccttatggcgtagttacggatgactacgcgagtcttggcttgctgcagtaggagtgtgtatccctactacagggtaccgacagtggcccccgggcccacctcgggagagatGACGAACCCGCaagtggggccactactgtgatttgGCTCTACATAACTTAAAACCTCTAGCGTTAGACTATGCATACTACAGgagtcttgaccggctttgaccatccatcgggtttttcTCTGCCTCATCACAtggcaacggcttactgactcgtggtCCCCACATACAGTGGTACGCCTAGTCATGCGAGCGACGCTCGGctttgttgcggccggagtaaacgggatatttaccaccagcgcagttcccgaaaagcctgGTCACGCCAGCGCTTTGCGCGCACGTCggctcagcttccgccttgcttcgcgcgcgggcgacggttcggatcccgccttttcacacctttgtttgctacccgccctccctgacaagcgggcctgggcccccttgtcatggactgggcggctaacacCAGGCGTGAGCGTCACTtaggttccagcgacggtttcGGGGGGCGCCGGTtgggtcaggcttcataaagggaTGAACCGCATACCGCAgttacttttccgcattcgccttctaccttccagcctttgcgcccctttgccttcgagcctcctcaACCCCTGCTCTTCTGCACAGATTGCTCCTCGCCTCCATAGCGAAATGGCGTCCCTCGTTCGTCCCCGCCGTTTCCAGACTGAGGAGGAGCTGAACACGGTGCGCCACCTGATTGGGTGGAGTTCATAGGAGACTGCCTGGGGGATTTGAGctggctcggttcccctcggcgacCTGCGCGCTGGGGAATTTGTGTTGTTCGtctcgcacatttccaccggcttggggctgcTGATCTCCTCATTCTTTCTACTCCTGCTggaagatttcggcctccagcttcaacatctcacgctgcactccatcctcctgacggccatcttcgtccacctgtgcgagatgttcgtgggggtgcggccctgcgtcatcctcttccgccacttcttcgtcctggtgaagtccgggaagggcaaagacgaagtgggggcgtactacttccagacgaggagcgaCTTGCGGACGCCCTACATCCCCGGActcactggcgggaagtgggaggattggcgcaaggagtgggtgatcaccaccaccgaagccaacgagcgcctcgtcatgccgaccgggggatccgcctccgaccgccagtcctggagggccaagccgtccctgccgtcggagttcgactccgtgctgggcaagatcaggaCGCTGGCGGAGGGCGgtctcacctcgctgcacgtgctcggggacttcctaaagcgccggatcgcccctctGAAGAATCGGCCGCGTCCTGCCAAGAGCTTCACCGGGCCGcaagactgcagcaggacccaccgcggggaggacagcgatctgacccaggaagccctggaggtcttggtgcgggcggtgacgggggagatcttcatctcggagcacctgatccttcctcagggtgtcgtccccctcaacgaggactcacgcctgaggactgcggtgctggccaccctgccgaccctcgacgacggtgggctgaCAGCACGCCAGACTGGAGGCGACCCTGACCGTAggatccggatccctggtgcgtccggggaacatgccgtgccgagcgccgcggggtccgGCCCTTCTgtcaagggcaagcaggccgtggctggtagcaccgccacgagcggtcccagccaggcccggagcagctccggcgcatcGTCGGGGGAAGcgggccggcgcaggttgcaccacggcgacgggaccccagttaTGGAGCCCACCGCAAAGCATCAGAGGACCgctgaggacgcgggccagggtagctcccggtcTCCCAGCTCTCGCGGGACCCCTGGagaagccgcgccgccgccaccaccgccgggagatgtctccccccggcagcaacagcagcagcagcagccacgggttgcgccttcgccgccgccacgggagcagcagcagcagcagccacgaggtgcgcctccgccgccgccacgggagcagcaacagcagcggcagcagcagcagccacaaggTGCGCCTCCGCTGCTGCCACGGgtgcagcagcagtagcagaagCAGTCGCCGAGCCTCCGTGGGCGCTGGAGACCCGGTGCTTCGGGGTAAGTATTCTTccgttcactccccttattctcggtgcttcgctttttgctgaaggcttcttctctttgtttgccagggCCTCTCGCCCAGGCAGCTCTTCCACCGCCGCTGGCTCATCAGCAGGGGTCCAGGCGAccggggcctcggcggcgacggcgggagcgacggcgggtgcggggAGCTCGGGTGCGGCGGCTTTCGCTAACCCGATGGCGCCCAACGCATTGATGGCGGATGCGCCAGCGTTAGGCACAGCAATGCCCGACGCGGCGGTGGCAGATGCGGCAGTGCCAGGCGCAACCACACCTGATGCGGTGGCCCCCGAGGCCCCAGCTACGGCGGCAGTCGCGCCGACACCGGGCgcagcgacggcgagcacagcggcagcgggcgcagCAACGGCGAGCACCTCGGCACCCGAGGTCCCGATGTCTGTGCCGGACGCCCCCACCCCCAGCTCCGAACCTGCAgtagaggaagagctggaggtggtctctggtaggcggctcctgcagggtcccccgggggaggatgcggttccccttccccaggtgctggtccgggtccggcgGGCGATTGAAGAGGCGACCTCCA
This window contains:
- the LOC120676136 gene encoding putative disease resistance protein RGA1 isoform X3, whose amino-acid sequence is MVGPEMLVAAAVNQVARKINEVIGVAQGEVKLCCSFDDDLESIKDTLVYLEGLLKNAENNSFGSERANLRHWLGQIKCLAYDIEDIVDGYYSSKEQYEGSSCAQKGSLLCSLSNPMLSKVSMVYKMKSKRELLQTRQHLPTQYHFISHINSVVNFDERQTTSYRNNDIKIVGRDQELECIMGMLKQINVKELTIISIVGPVGLGKTNLAQHIFNDKRTETFRFKIWVHVSMGNINLERIGRDIVLQTTERIEGSMQMQSIKNAVQDILNRYRCLIVLDSLWGKDEEVNELKQMLLTGKTESKIIVTTHSSKVAELVSTVPPHKLSVLSEDDCSSIFCQRAMTGYSDPLFREYGEEIVRRCKGIPLVANFLGSVVNAQRQRREIWKAAKDDDMWKIEEDYPENKILPVFPSFKIIYYNMPHELRLCFVYCSIFPKGYVIDKKKLIQQWIALDMIESKHGTLPLDVTAEKYIDELKDIYFLQVLERPQINAGISNNSDEMLCMDSLAHDLARSVAGEDILVILDAENERCNRNYDYRYAQVCTSSLQSIGSKAWPSKARSLIFKTSGAELQHVSEVLSVNKYLRVLDLSGCSVKELPAPVFQLKQLRYLDASTLSITDLPPQISGFHKLQTLDLSGTEVTELPAFISNLKTLKYLNLQGCQKLQQLNNLDLLHELQYLNLSCCPEVRRFPASLENLRKLRFLNLSECSKLPTLPEELLQSFSSFSSIVDLNLSGFEFRMLPDFFGNICSLQFLNLSKCSKLELLPQSFGQLAYLKGLNLSFCSDLKLPKSFEYLTSLQFLNLSHCPSVEYLPCSFHRLSNLEYLYLSQCVGLKALPKSLSNHKKLQIEVLGCQNCVVQSCSLSIGSWQSHQWSQQVEEVGTSSAISDITPEEPANRDKKEGISASDVDEVDYPRNNMKQKLTFAYHMDEQKSEEPEFINKPNSNGEIVQVIPGQQFTSSPSRFSSIASSSSAVFVSGSSSDVSIADHPLSNDETAGLHPEKKCKEPQVPAEDGRISEHDEASSSHIPSRPHEAAAAKRSIGNHITDHSGEYHFSVQCSGPNPGVV